One genomic region from Magallana gigas chromosome 3, xbMagGiga1.1, whole genome shotgun sequence encodes:
- the LOC105341629 gene encoding protein-glutamine gamma-glutamyltransferase 4: MPRRFRHNSRVGYHGRVGYRGRTGYRGRVGYHRRNRTSMYSPYSGGYSMDRYGVGRHRPYPWMRDLEEMAASSRRRRERVARQREDSEERRPRSVKEEDKEKREREREKKRKEEERLEKEKKEAEELLEKMKEKERREKEERERLEKERASKRPLSIKDVDMNIPDNCKAHHTDKFELTHLPEDKRELVVRRGQEFSLILKLDQEYDKAKHDLVLHFTTGPNSSPIAGTDITLTVDENGRAPTHPENWHARLIGQNKTDVTVGVSPSCNCFVGEWSLFISAQSKMPDKNVQKEEFECSSDINILLNPWCKDDQVYMKDTNLLEEYVLNDQGAVFQGSSDHIGAKVWNFAQFEEGVLEVCFSLLRKSHGYKVGPHMSNPVTMARAISAIVNSNDDDGVLVGNWSGDYDDGTSPTAWINSSDILLQYSRNKGEAVRYGQCWVFSAVVTTVCRAIGLPCKSVTCFDSAHDTDGSTTIDYVFTRNADGYLKRDRDRTDDSIWNFHVWNEVWMARKDLKNEYDGWQVIDATPQEISDDIFCCGPAPVAAIKTGNCKILYDLPFVFAEVNSDVIRWEYVNKLTWINMGSDTKRTGAKIFSKNPDGKPYTDSLTISRWQKSSPHDVTSDYKFPEGSREERRAVDNAAQASRVFRGKQTPNDVKIEMVEKDGMMVGEDFTIEFRLVNTSQKKREVSSLHLELYSKFYTGEIKSKIFFKPLPGLTLEGKKDKTFSVDVKSKDYLDKIAEQANMEVIISATVAKENNNKDNIVKVDNFRLRRADIEIKMPTSCKKGEELTAHLNFKNHLTVPMTKCVLYLGGAGFEKMEKIPQKDVPAKSDWKLSVKVKAKRVGLEQFSVTFDSQEVPDITGRAEVQVK; the protein is encoded by the exons ATGCCCAGGCGCTTTAGGCACAATAGTCGAGTGGGGTACCATGGCAGGGTGGGGTACAGAGGTAGAACAGGGTACAGGGGCAGGGTGGGGTACCACAGGAGAAACCGGACCAGCATGTACAGCCCATACTCCGGCGGTTACTCAATGGACAGGTACGGGGTTGGACGTCACCGGCCCTATCCCTGGATGAGGGACCTGGAAGAGATGGCTGCATCCTCCAGGCGGAGGAGGGAGAGGGTGGCTAGGCAGAGGGAAGATAGCGAAGAGCGACGACCAAGATCG GTGAAGGAAGAAGATAAGGAAAAAAGAGAGAGGGaaagagaaaagaaaagaaaagaagaagaaaggcttgagaaagaaaagaaagaagcaGAGGAATTACtggaaaaaatgaaagaaaaagagcGAAGAGAAAAAGAAG AACGTGAGAGACTGGAGAAGGAGAGAGCCAGTAAAAGACCTCTGAGTATCAAAGATGTTGACATGAACATCCCTGACAACTGTAAAGCTCATCACACAGACAAATTCGAGCTCACTCATCTTCCTGAGGATAAGCGAGAACTCGTAGTCCGTAGGGGTCAAGAGTTCAGCCTCATTTTAAAACTGGATCAGGAGTACGACAAAGCAAAGCATGATCTGGTCCTACATTTCACAACAG gacCCAATAGTTCTCCAATTGCTGGTACAGACATAACTCTAACAGTAGATGAAAATGGCCGAGCACCAACACATCCAGAAAATTGGCATGCTCGCCTGATTGGTCAGAACAAGACTGATGTCACAGTGGGAGTGTCCCCTTCCTGTAACTGTTTTGTAGGGGAATGGTCTTTGTTCATCTCCGCCCAGAGCAAGATGCCTGACAAAAATGTCCAGAAAGAGGAGTTTGAATGCTCATCTGATATCAACATACTGCTGAATCCATGGTGTAAAG atgaCCAAGTCTATATGAAGGACACAAACTTACTAGAGGAGTACGTGCTCAATGACCAGGGGGCTGTGTTTCAAGGCAGCTCCGACCATATTGGTGCAAAAGTCTGGAATTTTGCGCAG TTTGAGGAAGGAGTGTTGGAGGTCTGTTTTTCATTGCTGAGGAAATCTCATGGCTACAAAGTTGGACCTCATATGTCAAACCCAGTGACCATGGCTAGGGCTATATCCGCCATA GTGAATTCCAATGATGATGATGGAGTGCTGGTAGGTAACTGGTCTGGGGACTATGACGATGGAACCTCGCCTACCGCCTGGATAAACAGCTCAGACATCCTACTACAGTACAGCCGCAACAAGGGGGAGGCGGTCAGGTACGGCCAGTGCTGGGTCTTCTCTGCAGTAGTCACTACAG tctgtAGAGCTATTGGTTTACCATGCAAAAGTGTGACCTGTTTTGATTCAGCACATGACACAGATGGAAGTACGACCATTGATTACGTGTTTACCCGTAATGCTGATGGTTATTTGAAGAGAGATCGCGACAGGACAGATGACTCTATCTG GAATTTCCATGTTTGGAATGAGGTGTGGATGGCAAGAAAGGACCTGAAAAATGAGTATGATGGTTGGCAGGTGATTGATGCCACACCTCAGGAGATCAGTGATG ACATCTTCTGCTGTGGACCTGCTCCAGTGGCAGCCATTAAGACTGGGAACTGTAAGATATTGTATGACCTCCCCTTTGTGTTTGCGGAGGTGAACTCTGACGTCATCCGTTGGGAATATGTCAACAAATTGACCTGGATCAACATGGGGTCAGATACAAAGCG cACTGGGGCAAAGATCTTCTCCAAAAACCCGGATGGTAAACCCTACACCGATTCACTGACAATCAGTAGATGGCAGAAGTCCAGTCCACACGATGTGACATCAGACTACAAGTTTCCTGAAG GATCCAGAGAAGAGAGAAGAGCAGTAGATAATGCAGCCCAAGCTTCCAGGGTATTCCGCGGAAAACAGACCCCAAAT GATGTAAAGATTGAGATGGTAGAGAAGGATGGGATGATGGTCGGTGAGGACTTCACCATCGAGTTCCGATTGGTCAACACCAGTCAGAAGAAGAGGGAGGTCTCCAGCCTTCATTTGGAACTCTACTCCAAATTTTACACAGGGGAAATCAAATCCAAAATCTTCTTCAAGCCTCTCCCTGGACTCACACTGGAAGGAAAAAAAG ATAAAACATTTAGTGTGGATGTAAAGTCAAAAGACTATCTTGACAAGATTGCTGAGCAAGCCAACATGGAGGTTATCATCTCGGCAACTGTTGCCAaggaaaacaacaacaaagacaACATAGTGAAGGTGGACAACTTCAGACTTCGGAGAGCTGATATTGAAATCAAA ATGCCCACTAGTTGCAAGAAGGGGGAGGAACTTACAGCACATCTTAATTTTAAGAACCACTTAACAGTCCCCATGACAAAGTGTGTTCTTTACCTGGGGGGAGCAGGATTTgaaaaaatggagaaaatacCCCAAAA agATGTTCCCGCTAAGTCGGATTGGAAGTTATCTGTGAAGGTGAAGGCCAAGAGAGTTGGCCTTGAACAGTTTTCTGTGACCTTTGACTCCCAGGAAGTTCCGGACATAACTGGCAGGGCGGAAGTCCaagtcaaatga